The following nucleotide sequence is from Gadus macrocephalus chromosome 18, ASM3116895v1.
CCTATATTCCAACGGTGCAAATGATAATATTTGAATAACCCAATCCAGATTCTGAAATTGGGCTAATGTAACAATAAGCATTGTGATTTGATCACAGCAATGCTCTGCTTTACCAAGACTGAGTGTGAGCGTGGCTGCCCACCGTGTAGATGATCTTATCCCAGTATCCGTCCATGTCAAAGGTGCCATTGGTGACGGCCAGGCTGAGGAACTCCCACTCGCCCTGAGTCTGCATCAGCTGGCGGGAGAACTGGGTGACCCGCGACGAGTTGGAGGACGGGATGAGCCTCAGTTCAttcactagagagagagagagagagggagggagagagggagagagggagagggagagagagagagagagagagagcgcgagtgcgcagaaggggaagagagggagagagagagagcagaaggggaagagagggagggagggagagagagagagagagggagagagagagagcagaaggggaagagagagagagggagagagagggagagggagagcagaaggggaagagagagagagagagagagagggggggagagggagagagagagagagaaattctGTGTGGCAAGCACTCTTATTAAACTCAACCACATCCTACCCATTAAAAGTGCTGAAGTTAAGATTCAGCTATTGGCTGTAATTTGTATGAAGTGGCACAGTGATCATAGCTATTATATTAGAGAGGGAAATGCACTTTGAGAATATCAGTGTCTGGTTGACAGCACCGGACTCTAGAAGCCATTTACATTGTGGACCGCTCCTGGGTCATTTCGGACCAATCCTTGGTGATTGATTCGGGAAAGCCATCCCGTCTTCAACGACAGGCGCGTGCATCGCAACAATCATCAATGGGGTAAGAGCACAGggcaggagcagagaggaggagggtgtttTTTGGGTGGTTTAGTTTCaaaatcttgctctctttcgcgtctttctgctctctccctccacaacGCTGGCCTCGTACCGACGGCCCCTCCGGAGGCCTGCCGTCAGCGCTACCCCCCGGAGCCCCCGGCGGACCCCTCACCCCTGTGGACCAccgaggtgatggtgatgttgcAGCTCTGCGTGTCGAAGGGGAACTTGTGCACGTCCATCTTGCAGGTGATGACCACCTTGAGGTCGTCCTCCATGTAGACCCGCCCCTCGTGGGTCatcagcaggtaggggttgggcaGGGCCTCGTCACGCTGCGTCCTGGGGATCACcacacgcaggcgcacacacatatacacacacatatacacacatgcacatgcgtacactcgcacacacatatacacacatgcacatgcacacacacacacacacacacacacacaaacaatacaaaaaCCCATGACTCATTAACATACGTTGTTTATTTCCGAGCACGCAACACGGTGTCATGCCTATCGTCAACCAAATGTTCCAACACTTTCCCTCCATCCTCGTCCTTATGTTGCTTAACCACTGACAGAGGATGGTTGACTTGATCTGCATCCTATAGCTGAGCTGATgggcctttttgttttgtgtaaatatattatttttttcgttCACTAATGCTCGCTCACATCTCAAAGATGAAGATGTCGGGCTTCCACAGGAACTCCTTGGGAATAGTGACCTGAGAGATCCCACAGAACTGCACCGGATCCCAGGAGACCCGCTCGTCGTTCCAGGTCTGCAGGGGGTGAGCCATGTGGAGGAGTGTCATGTTATTTATACAGTGGAAAACATCCATGAGagagatcctcctcctcctcgtcatcatcatcatcctcctcgtcctcaccatgaggatgatgaggatgatcctttattttcattgtttttgCAAATGAAACGCACCATATGAAGCCagacgagaggagagaaggTCTGGGCTTTCTCGTTCTGTCAGAAAACAAGCAAAAAGGTATCATGTAGAATAATATCTATCCATACGATGACACAAACAGAAGCGCTTTATTGTTGCACAGCAGGGAAACCCCGTCTGTATCCTGTATATAGCTGAAAATTTGGTTTAATGTTGTCAAAGTACATTCTCTGATTCATATAAATCAATTCCACACTCAGACTAAACCATTGTGTAAGCCTATCATAGTATTTATCTTACAAGTCCCACAGCTGAAACTTTGCCCTGACGTTTCATGTCAATCTGAGCTGCAATTCAAAGTTTTTACAAACAACCTGAAGCCTACACAGAATAGGAAAGCCACTGAGCGTGCCTGGATGTTGCAATAAAATAACCCTTACCACACTAAGAATGGCACTGATGTACACGTCCATATAGAGGATGGTAGGGCGGGTGTGGTCCTTTACCGGCCGCGTTGAACTGTGCCTTTCGCTCTTACGGCTGATATTCAAATGGTCCAAAACATCCTGATAGCAGCACACTTTCTTAGGAGAAACGTGTTCTAGAAAAGAAAAGCAGGAGGCAACAATGCTTCACAGACCTATTTTGATATTCAATTGACTTTTACAAGCCATCGAGGAAGAACTTTAGAATTattactactttttttttttctgtcaatTAACACCAAAATTATGTTTGATCACAGATGGTCAATTAAGTTGTTCAATGTTCATTTGTTTATTAGTCATCCAAAAAACCTTCTGTGCACAGTAGTGTGTACTCAATTGATATGCTCAATTCAAACATTGGCTGAAGCGATGCACGCCTTTGTGTCTATAATAATCACTCAACTgcagtttgacattttaattAAGTTCTTTCTTTTGCAATATCTTTaatcagaaacaaaacaaatcatTATGACCATAACCATCGTTATCAAAACCGAAACAGTACAGTGCAGTGAACAATCTTTTAATTTCTGAGGTCGACAATCAATGTAATCAATGGGGGTCGGCCACCACGCAGATTCACGGTGAACAGAATAGACTGCTTTTAGAAAAAGGTATTCACCATTAACACCATATGCACACATGCTACACAATCACCAAATCCTACCAGACCATTTTAGAGACATAAACATTACATTCAGTGTTAATGTTAATATGATAACCCATGAAAGCAGTCTTACCTATGATGAAGAACAGAAGGAGGAAAACAATGTGCATCTTAGTCCGTTATACAGATATGCTGTTGCTGTATGTTTAGTCTTGAGGTGGGTCAGAGCTCTGCATATGTTTCTATACCTCTGTCTACCCCGTCTCGGATCTGGGTGTGTTCAatggtgactgtgtgtgtgtgtgtgtgtgtgtgtgtgttcgtgtttacACTGGTGTTCacatgtatgtgcgtgcgtgcgtgcgtgagtgcgtgcgtgtggctgtgtgtgtggccgtttgtgtggccatgtgtgtgtgtgtatgtgtgtgtgtgtttcccggAAACAATCCCTTAAAGGTAAATGACACCCATCTTTATCAAGAGCGGCCATTGAACCCTGGTGGCGACTCCAGAAGCATAAGGCCATAAGGGAAGTGAGATGTCATAAAACATTATTATATTGGACTGTTGTGTAATGAGGAGCAATGAACGGTATTGGATTAGCTTCTGAGTGACGGATGAGGACAGAGGGTTTTAGTGACAGGTAACGAGGACAGAGAGTCTTCTAACACAACAATAAACGCACCAATAGATCATGAGACACTGCTGAGGGaacgtgtttgtgcttgtgtgtgcttgtgtgtgggagagagtgtgtgagagagggtgttttttgtgtgttttcgtATGTCTATATTGTTGACGCTGATAGAAATCTTGTAAACGTCAACGATCTGTATATTTGTACAAATAAACATGATCCAACAAATACACTAGCAAGTACATTGCAAACTATAATGTAAAACTAATATGTAAAACAACAGCAAAATGACCCATTTTTCGTACAACAGAGAGCACAACACATTCATCCAGTGGCTGGAGGTCTCTTCTTCTGCCTTGCATGTACAGACGGGGACCCAACATATCAGCCTCCTCTGAGCCTCCTCTGAGCCTAACGTCCGTGTGCAGGAGGAGCCTCTTCTAGGACTGCCATTCCTTTATCATGAGGGTGAGGAAGAACAGGGCCACCGCCACATAGAATATGAAGAAGCCCACGTTGATCCTATAGGCCAGGCGGGTCCAGTAGCCGGGTTGCCCGCCGTGGGCCTGGCGGACCCAGGCCAGGGCCAGGCCCTTCAGCTCCCTCAGCTCCTGCAGGACCATCAGCCACAGGTGGGCGTCGCCCCCGGCGGGACCGCCGTCCGCCACCTGCGGACCAGAGGGCAGACGCTCACGGGACGGACGGCCTCCTGGTCTCTGTGGCCTGAGGGGGGAGGCCAGCAGGGCAGACCGTAATGGCTtccctgaagtagcctaaaCGACCCATCGCGCCGGCCTCAACCTTCTTTCATCTTTAAGTTTCCTTTTTTGCATCCACACTTCTACTGCTCATAggttttatttgtatatgtttttctgtgtgtctttgtggtgttttattcatatttaaaaaTCAAATAATGTTGTCTTCTCTTTCTATCACTTTAATTCCCATTGCCTTCCTGTAGTTTCTGCTTTGACACCCTTATCCGCCATCCACAttgtcttatcttatcttatcgtACTCAAGCTCTTATTTCCTGTCTCTCGTGTTTTCCTGTCTGAGGAGGTGAGAGCGATAACAGAGCTTACCTGCTCAGCCATTGGTAGATGATCACGGGGCGTCTCAGACCTCAACCAatcgcagacacacgcacagcgaGTGCAGCCCTTCTCTGCTGGAAGGTTATGCATGTCATTAGCGCGTCGACACTTTATGCATTGTCACAGAATTGTTTTGGGGaagcatacacatacaaatttCAACAAAGTGACCTATAGGGACATTTATTTGAGACACTTGTCATTAATGAGCCAGTAGGCAAGCATGTGGTTCTTGCTCATTAGTCTTATacctacaggtagactatagATATTAGTATTCGACCCGAGAACCTTTCCACAGGTGTCAAACCCCCTAAGAGACTAACATCTTGACTATCAGGCCCCTGTGGTTATACAGCGACTGTTTACATTCCTAAGTCCTACCGAGAGGGAGGACCAGGGTGGGGTTCCtgtggcggccatcttgttaCTCACAGGGACTGGGGGAGcttggggaggcgggggaggcaggagagctgggggagGCGGCCTTGTCCTGCTTGCCTTCCAGGTCCTCCACCAGGACGGCCTCCCTCTCCGGGACACCTTTCTGCTGAGAGTCCTTCTCCATCAGGTGAGTCACCAACACCGTCTCCAGGAGACTCAGCAGCATCATGGCAAAGATCACGATGCAGTAGGTGGCTGGGGGGACCGACCAGACACAAAGCATGCTTATGATTGTGGAGAACACTTCTTATTGGCCCTCCCTGTATCCAGGTGGAAGCCATCAGACGGGGAGAGGGGTCCCACCTATGAGGGGAGTCCGGTTGGACATGGAGGGCAGGATCTCGTTGAGGATGAGCAGCAGCACGGAGATGGCCAGCAGCACGGTGACCTTGAAGCCCAGCTTGTCCCCCCGGTGGTCGGAGATGAGGAAGGAGGACAGGTCCAGACACAGGAAGAAGAGGACGGGCAGCAGGAAGTTGATGACATGCAGGAGGGGCCTCCTCTTCATGGAGAtctggagggggggtggaggtggtcaAGGATACTGTAAGTCATTTgattttgcagaaacgaaagaaTACAACAAAAGTACCGATCAAATATTTTACAAATAATGTCTAGAAAACCTGAAGGTGCATTATTGTgagttgtagtgtgtgtgtgtgtgtgtgtgtgtgtgtgtgtgtaggaaatGGATTGTCCAGTTAAATCAAGaaaatcccaaaaaaaacgttattttgtttatttcctccGTGAATGACACCATTCCCATTGGTTCACGTGTTTATTCAATGTCTCCGTGGAGCTTCTCACCGTGTATATGATCTGATCCCAGTTTTGATCCCCGAGGACGAACAGTTCGTTGGTGACGGCCAGGCTGAGGAACTCCCACTCTCCCTGAGTCTGCATCACCCTGCGGGTGAACTGGGTGATCCGGGAAGAGTTGGAGGACGGGGTGAGCCTCAGTTGACttactacagagagagagagacagagacagagagagagagagagagagagagagagagggagaggtcatCATGGACTACAATGGATCTGCCATGGGCTATACTATACATAGAAGGATGCCCACAGAGAGCGGTCCTTTAACGTAGTAGAACAGGTCCTCTGTCCCCAGTGCCAACCGCTGTGGAGGATGGACATGACGGTGATGTTGCAGCTCTGCGTGTCGAAGGGGAACTTGTGCACGTCCATCTTGCAGGTGCTGACCACCTTCAGGTCCTCCTCGAAGGTCACATTGCCGTCGTAGGTGATGTACACGTAGGGACTCTGGGACGCGTTGTCCATATCCGTcctttggcacacacacacacacacacacacacacacacacacacacacacacacacacacacacacacacacacacacacacacacacacacacacacacacacacacacatacacacactgtattgTTTAGTAGGTTTAATGAGCTTAGATACCCATTCATATAACTCTTTTGCTGTGATATTGCAGTATCATTATGGACAGATCGAATATTAGTTTAAAGTCAGCAACCATCATGGATTGTTCTCATAGatcactcgtgtgtgtgtgtgtgtgtgtgtgtgtgtgtgtgtgtgtgtgtgtgtgtgtgtgtgtgtgtgtgtgtgtgtgtgtgtgtgtgtgtgtgtgtgtgtgtgtgtgtgtgtgtgtcattcaatGTCCTCACATCTCAGTGATCAACAGATCAGGTTTCCAAAGCATCTCTTTGGGAATGGAGAGTTCTGTGATCCCGCAGAACATAGCCGGATCCCAGGAGACGCGTTCATTATTCCACATCTACACAGAGCGCACggtacgtcacacacacacacacacacacacacacacacactgactaggGTTAGTGTGGAGGAAATCAACCTTTTACTCAAGAGATTTAAGGCATTGCTCTGCAAACTGATTCGGAAAAACTGATCTGGAAGCTGAAGTGAAGAGTGAGCAGTAAATAGATTGATTTCCTGTTCAAATCATTCATCGTTCCTCCACGTTGTGCTAAATCAGGGGGGTATCTGAAAATCAATTGATGATATAAAAGATGCATTTAGTGGTTAAAATATTGTTTGATGCAACTCACCAATATTATCCAGATGAATGGCGTGAAGGTCTGTGTTTTCTCGATCTAAAatccaaaataataatcatattaatTGACATTTTTTATTGCCCCCTAACGTGGATGGCAACGTTCTTTAAATTCAACCCACATCACATAGACAATGACACATGcaggaaaacaaaaatacacactcacactcaaatacactcactcacacacacatgcaggaaaaacaaacacacactcaccatcaaacacacactcaaacacacacacgtgcagaagTGCaaccataaccacacacactcacacatgcactctGAAATACAAACCGCAGGCTTACCACGGCTAAAATGGCGTAGAGAGCGAGGTCCATGCGGACCacggtggggtgtgtgtggtcgAGGACCGGCCGCGTGGCCGTGTACACCTCGTTGTCTCGGGTAAGGTTCAGGTGCACCAGAATGTCGTGGTAGCTGCACACCTTCTGGGAGCCCAGGCAGCCTGCAGGGCAcatcagagggagagacatcTCTTCTTCTATCGCTGAGAGCAGCTCACATCTGAACCACATCTGGAAACAATGACCCTTTCCTGAATTACGTTTTTGAAAAGATTTAAAGTGCAGAAGCTGCCTAGGAGACACTTGATAATAAAGATATGATGCCTTCCTATTCTTCTTATTATGTTTGAGAACatcttcaataaaaaaataaacacttgtAAGTCATCCTCATGGACGGTTCTCATGTTATATCGAAGGAAGCTGTACAGACTCCCTAAATCATGTTGTTGTATCCACATATTACAGCTTCTGCTTTTGGGCTGAGTTGAGCAGTCCATGTTTTAATTTGTTGAACTGTTGTTAACTGAAATAATGCATGATTAGTTTTATTGCTGTGAGACATGATATTAGGACAAGGAAAACCAAATGATATGTCGAG
It contains:
- the LOC132446146 gene encoding 5-hydroxytryptamine receptor 3A-like, whose product is MHIVFLLLFFIIEHVSPKKVCCYQDVLDHLNISRKSERHSSTRPVKDHTRPTILYMDVYISAILSVNEKAQTFSPLVWLHMTWNDERVSWDPVQFCGISQVTIPKEFLWKPDIFIFEMTQRDEALPNPYLLMTHEGRVYMEDDLKVVITCKMDVHKFPFDTQSCNITITSVVHRVNELRLIPSSNSSRVTQFSRQLMQTQGEWEFLSLAVTNGTFDMDGYWDKIIYTISMKRRPLLHVINFLLPVLFFLCLDLSSFLISDHRGDKLGFKVTVLLAISVLLLILNEILPSMSNRTPLIATYCIVIFAMMLLSLLETVLVTHLMEKDSRIMLEEAEQKWTRDSDSCHNTCKEGNCTHDSSNCNGSGGGTSRELLPVAEQGARDPQRADPHLLLLILEELGEVRSLRRAGGPQGPRLKAGYWTRLARRTNIVFFTFYLTAVSLFLIFLFIEWSS
- the LOC132446808 gene encoding 5-hydroxytryptamine receptor 3C-like; this encodes MWFRCELLSAIEEEMSLPLMCPAGCLGSQKVCSYHDILVHLNLTRDNEVYTATRPVLDHTHPTVVRMDLALYAILAVIEKTQTFTPFIWIILMWNNERVSWDPAMFCGITELSIPKEMLWKPDLLITEMTDMDNASQSPYVYITYDGNVTFEEDLKVVSTCKMDVHKFPFDTQSCNITVMSILHSVSQLRLTPSSNSSRITQFTRRVMQTQGEWEFLSLAVTNELFVLGDQNWDQIIYTISMKRRPLLHVINFLLPVLFFLCLDLSSFLISDHRGDKLGFKVTVLLAISVLLLILNEILPSMSNRTPLIATYCIVIFAMMLLSLLETVLVTHLMEKDSQQKGVPEREAVLVEDLEGKQDKAASPSSPASPASPSSPSPWKPLRSALLASPLRPQRPGGRPSRERLPSGPQVADGGPAGGDAHLWLMVLQELRELKGLALAWVRQAHGGQPGYWTRLAYRINVGFFIFYVAVALFFLTLMIKEWQS